A window of the Tachyglossus aculeatus isolate mTacAcu1 chromosome 2, mTacAcu1.pri, whole genome shotgun sequence genome harbors these coding sequences:
- the LOC119943263 gene encoding olfactory receptor 52N4-like has translation MSFCNSSSFAPTLFILNGIPSLEALHAWLSFPFCSVYVIAMVGNCGLLYLIFREEALHQPMYYFLAMLSSTDLAMCSSTVPRMLLLFWFDLREIDLSTCLIQMFFVHTFTGMESGVLMLMALDRYVAICYPLRYSTILTNPIIAKAGLVTFLRGAVLIIPFTVLTKRLPFCRSHIIPHTYCDHMSVAKLSCGNIKVNTIYGLMVAILIGGFDIFCISASYTAILRAVVSLSSAEAQRKAFSTCTAHISAIIISYVPAFFTFFTHRFGGHTIPHHVNIIIANLYLLLPPTMNPVVYGVKTKQIHEAVVRLFGGKRGIDP, from the coding sequence ATGTCATTTTGTAACAGCTCCAGCTTCGCCCCAACGCTTTTCATCCTGAATGGCATCCCAAGTCTGGAGGCCCTACATGCctggctctccttccctttctgctcTGTATATGTCATTGCCATGGTGGGGAACTGTGGACTTCTGTACCTCATCTTTCGTGAGGAGGCACTGCACCAGCCCATGTACTACTTCCTGGCCATGTTGTCTTCCACAGACCTGGCCATGTGCAGCAGCACAGTGCCCAGAATGCTCCTTCTCTTCTGGTTCGATTTAAGGGAGATCGACTTAAGTACCTGTCTCATCCAGATGTTCTTTGTCCACACCTTCACAGGAATGGAATCCGGAGTCCTCATGCTCATGGCCCTGgatcgctatgtggccatctgctacCCTCTGAGATACTCCACCATCTTGACCAACCCCATCATCGCCAAGGCTGGGCTGGTCACTTTCCTCAGGGGGGCTGTTCTGATTATTCCCTTCACTGTCTTGACCAAGAGACTGCCCTTCTGTCGGAGCCACATCATCCCCCACACCTACTGTGACCACATGTCCGTGGCCAAGTTGTCCTGTGGTAACATCAAAGTCAACACAATCTATGGGCTGATGGTTGCCATTCTAATTGGGGGATTTGACATCTTCTGTATTTCTGCATCCTACACCGCGATCCTCAGGGCCGTGGTGAGCCTGTCTTCGGCAGAAGCTCAGCGCAAAGCTTTCAGCACCTGCACTGCTCACatctctgccatcatcatcagctatGTGCCAGCCTTCTTCACCTTCTTCACCCACCGCTTTGGGGGCCACACAATACCCCACCATGTAAACATCAtcattgccaacctgtacctgcTGCTGCCTCCGACGATGAACCCCGTTGTCTATGGGGTGAAGACCAAGCAGATTCATGAAGCGGTGGTCAGGCTGTTTGGTGGGAAAAGGGGCATTGACCCGTAG